One segment of Pseudodesulfovibrio sp. 5S69 DNA contains the following:
- a CDS encoding Nif11-like leader peptide family natural product precursor: MSKKEVERLLIAGGENKTVKAKYNTIATKEAFVAAALEDGYDFTVEELDEVLKESGDDFTRTGNPPARMIWWT; this comes from the coding sequence ATGTCCAAAAAAGAAGTGGAGCGCCTGCTGATCGCGGGCGGCGAGAACAAAACTGTAAAGGCCAAGTACAACACCATCGCGACCAAGGAGGCCTTTGTGGCCGCCGCCCTTGAGGATGGATACGATTTCACGGTCGAGGAGCTGGACGAGGTGCTGAAGGAGTCCGGCGACGACTTCACCAGGACCGGCAATCCGCCCGCCCGCATGATCTGGTGGACGTAG
- a CDS encoding efflux RND transporter permease subunit has protein sequence MVLMTVLLFNKIRNPLVIWLTVPLAIIGVTAGLLLTGRPFGFMALLGFLSLSGMLIKNAVVLLDQIMLELIHGKIPYPAIVDSAVSRIRPVAMASAKTILGMIPLMFNPFFSAMAVTIMGGLMFATILTLIVVPVLFAMFHRLHNPGD, from the coding sequence ATGGTCCTGATGACCGTCCTGCTCTTCAACAAGATCCGCAACCCGCTGGTCATCTGGCTGACCGTGCCCCTGGCCATTATCGGCGTGACCGCCGGTCTGCTCCTGACCGGGCGACCGTTCGGGTTCATGGCCCTGCTGGGTTTCCTGAGTCTGTCGGGCATGCTCATCAAGAACGCGGTGGTCCTGCTGGACCAGATCATGCTGGAGCTGATCCACGGCAAGATCCCGTATCCGGCCATCGTGGATTCGGCGGTCAGCAGGATCAGGCCGGTGGCCATGGCCTCGGCCAAGACCATCCTGGGTATGATCCCGCTCATGTTCAACCCGTTCTTCTCGGCCATGGCCGTGACCATCATGGGCGGGTTGATGTTCGCCACCATCCTGACGCTGATCGTGGTGCCCGTGCTCTTCGCCATGTTCCATCGACTCCACAACCCGGGAGATTGA
- a CDS encoding WYL domain-containing protein: protein MEQADLTVSAAPPPVTPPEPKVFGVMDGEEFRVKVKFGKAVAGYVQERIWSDDQSIRRYKNGNVDLEFSANSWREVRSGVLSFGSNAKVIYPKELRAEVVEEAQTILGMLIDL, encoded by the coding sequence ATGGAACAAGCGGACCTGACCGTCTCCGCGGCCCCGCCTCCCGTCACTCCTCCCGAACCAAAAGTCTTCGGCGTGATGGATGGCGAAGAATTTCGGGTGAAGGTGAAGTTCGGCAAGGCTGTTGCCGGGTATGTCCAGGAGCGCATCTGGAGCGATGATCAATCCATCAGGCGGTACAAGAACGGCAACGTTGACCTCGAATTCAGCGCCAATAGCTGGCGGGAAGTCCGGTCAGGGGTTTTGAGTTTCGGCAGCAACGCCAAGGTCATTTATCCCAAGGAACTTCGGGCAGAGGTCGTTGAAGAAGCACAGACGATCCTCGGCATGCTCATAGATCTATAG